In a genomic window of Phragmites australis chromosome 14, lpPhrAust1.1, whole genome shotgun sequence:
- the LOC133890195 gene encoding uncharacterized protein LOC133890195 has product MEAEAEAAKRGLLRELAASAAARRMESSTMSPPPRPRSVEIETAAAPRPPTLLQRLVAALRGRFARGVDTVLDAFVASMWAALLAGNIPMVVDRCAGGRGSTVAAVGRAPESSNVVEGQSIYGVQPERNGTWHKLAKYVNSITQIQLHSCRRGSGLRIIGSILVDIGFLLCSALSSLIMHLPKPGA; this is encoded by the exons AtggaggccgaggccgaggcagcGAAGCGTGGCTTGCTCCGGGAGTTGGCGGCGTCGGCGGCAGCGAGGCGTATGGAATCGTCAACGAtgtctccgccgccgcggccgcgttCCGTGGAGATCGAGACTGCGGCTGCACCGAGGCCTCCGACCCTGCTCCAGCGGCTGGTCGCGGCCCTGCGCGGCCGCTTCGCGCGCGGTGTGGACACCGTGCTCGACGCCTTCGTAGCCTCGATGTGGGCGGCCCTCCTCGCCGGCAACATTCCCATGGTCGTCGACCGCTGCGCTGGTGGCCGCGGCTCCACCGTGGCGGCCGTCGGCAGGGCC CCGGAAAGCTCCAACGTTGTTGAAGGACAGAGTATTTATGGAGTCCAACCTGAAAGGAATGGAACATGGCACAAACTAGCTAAATATGTCAACTCTATCACCCAAATCCAGTTGCATT CTTGCAGAAGAGGATCTGGACTCAGGATTATTGGATCTATACTTGTCGATATTGGTTTCTTGCTTTGTTCTGCCTTATCTAGCTTGATCATGCATCTTCCCAAACCAGGTGCTTGA
- the LOC133891497 gene encoding T-complex protein 1 subunit alpha-like — protein sequence MNIRNWDKIAEDNKHLMDWYNYRGQKGMGKPYDPKKPAHFLSLLRNVDSHKYAKDFFVDGFIDRLLFACYPVQLSEMQEALWKYDRLGHLYIEENFNDGCAHITDAMPRCAPQTAQEPVASSSDDVIVYPKKKGETILKKSEVEHPAAKVLVELVELEDREVRDGPTSVVFIAAELIKRGNDRMTNKIHLTNTISGYRLAMHEACKYVEEKLAIEVDKLGKESLINCAKISMSSKLINSDSDFVVKLAVESVQAVKTTNGKGELKYPIESVNISKTRGKCRSAQVMLTRVTSARIACLDFNLEKTQKQVGVQVPVSDPRAQRESDTRKETIEKILKAGANVVLTTKGINNMSLKYFVQAGAIAVRHVRKEDLHRVAEATGATMVTTFVDKEGEETFDSSFLGYADEVVEERIADDAVILVKAQKIAYSLKMNPS from the exons ATGAACATAAGAAATTGGGATAAAATCGCTGAGGATAATAAGCACTTGATGGATTGGTATAATTACCGGGGACAGAAGGGTATGGGTAAGCCGTATGACCCAAAAAAACCTGCTCATTTTCTGTCCTTGCTCCGGAATGTGGATTCTCATAAGTATGCGAAGGATTTTTTTGTGGACGGGTTTATCGACCGCCTGCTGTTCGCCTGCTATCCAGTACAACTGTCTGAAATGCAAGAAGCTCTGTGGAAATATGATAGGTTAGGGCATTTATATATTGAAGAAAACTTCAATGATGGCTGTGCCCATATCACAGATGCTATGCCGAGATGTGCTCCCCAAACTGCCCAGGAACCAGTAGCTTCGTCTTCAGATGATGTTATTGTGTACCCAAAAAAGAAGGGAGAAACTATACTAAAGAAGTCTGAAGTTGAGCACCCAGCTGCAAAG GTTCTTGTTGAGTTGGTCGAGCTCGAAGACCGAGAGGTTAGAGATGGACCAACATCTGTTGTTTTTATCGCCGCAGAGTTGATCAAG AGAGGCAATGATCGTATGACAAACAAAATCCATCTCACTAATACTATTAGTGGCTACAGG CTTGCAATGCATGAAGCTTGCAAGTATGTTGAAGAGAAGTTGGCTATCGAG GTTGACAAACTTGGGAAAGAGTCCCTTATAAACTGTGCTAAAATTAGCATGTCCTCGAAACTGATTAATAGTGACAGTGATTTCGTTGTGAAGCTG GCTGTAGAGTCTGTTCAAGCTGTTAAGACTACAAACGGCAAGGGAGAATTGAAGTATCCTATCGAA AGCGTTAATATTTCAAAAACTCGCGGTAAATGCCGTTCCGCTCAAGTAATGCTTACTAGAGTTACCTCAGCTAGAATTGCTTGTCTTGATTTTAACCTTGAAAAGACACAAaagcaagtgggtgttcaagttCCCGTATCTGATCCAAGGGCTCAGAG AGAATCTGACACCAGAAAGGAGACGATTGAGAAAATTCTTAAGGCTGGGGCTAATGTTGTATTGACCACCAAGGGAATCAATAATATGTCTCTGAAG TACTTTGTTCAGGCTGGAGCAATTGCAGTAAGGCATGTGCGTAAGGAGGATTTGCATCGTGTTGCCGAGGCCACTGGTGCAACTATG GTGACTACTTTTGTTGACAAGGAAGGTGAAGAAACATTTGATTCATCATTCCTTGGGTATGCTGATGAAGTCGTCGAGGAAAGAATTGCTGACGATGCTGTTATTCTGGTGAAGGCGCAAAAAATTGCTTACAGCCTAAAGATGAACCCTAGCTAG
- the LOC133891732 gene encoding uncharacterized protein LOC133891732 isoform X3, which yields MTLASFRGGSRRKLTDHLRAGGGIMRFRRFVYLVMNDTKRLDFPLRRIDTSRLFFPKGVSNESMVPPPLEDVRLPPPAIRFSPPSTDCSNGAMEFMLLGGNGRKRAKVVAIDHTGRCVIRDDCFDGLVYDEEEADWDCGTLPPPPYAHAFNPRSEIGPSHITSYAVVGGGRSGDGSSIWVSKKGLGTHSFDIAGSRWTKAGDWVLPFWGPGKYIPEHKLWFGILADKEDGVVCASDLTEAPLTAPRMVWRWRDNHVPLDWKCTLSFFVHLGHSRFCLARFFRINRSDGLSCIKFVVLTGIEVERCDGEKLHVRKHRCQRYSLENQLMHWVL from the exons ATGACCTTGGCCAGCTTCCGGGGTGGATCAAGGAG GAAACTAACGGATCATCTAAGAGCGGGAGGAGGAATAATGAGGTTCCGGCGGTTCGTGTATCTGGTGATGAACGACACCAAGCGCCTGGACTTCCCGCTGCGCCGCATCGACACGTCGCGCTTGTTCTTTCCGAAAGGTGTAAGCAATGAATCCATGGTTCCGCCGCCTTTGGAGGATGTTCGCCTGCCGCCACCTGCCATTCGATTCAGCCCTCCCAGCACTGATTGCAGCAACGGCGCTATGGAGTTCATGCTACTCGGCGGCAACGGCAGAAAGAGGGCCAAGGTGGTCGCCATCGACCATACGGGCCGCTGCGTCAT CCGCGATGACTGCTTCGACGGCCTCGTGTATGACGAAGAGGAAGCGGATTGGGACTGCGGCACTCTGCCGCCGCCTCCATATGCGCATGCCTTCAATCCTCGCAGCGAGATAGGCCCCTCTCACATCACCTCCTATGCGGTGGTCGGCGGTGGCCGCAGCGGTGACGGCTCCAGCATCTGGGTATCCAAGAAGGGCCTGGGAACCCACTCCTTCGACATTGCAGGCAGCAGGTGGACCAAGGCCGGCGATTGGGTGCTACCGTTCTGGGGCCCTGGTAAGTACATCCCAGAGCACAAGCTCTGGTTCGGCATTTTGGCTGACAAGGAGGATGGCGTGGTGTGCGCTTCGGACCTCACCGAGGCGCCCCTGACAGCGCCTCGCATGGTCTGGAGGTGGAGGGACAACCACGTGCCGCTGGATTGGAAGTGCACGTTGTCCTTTTTCGTGCACCTTGGCCACTCCAGGTTTTGCCTTGCCAGGTTCTTCCGGATCAACCGCTCGGACGGCTTATCGTGCATCAAATTTGTGGTGTTGACGGGAATCGAGGTGGAGCGTTGCGACGGGGAGAAGCTCCACGTGAGGAAGCACAGGTGCCAACGATACAGCCTCGAGAACCAGCTCATGCACTGGGTACTCTAG
- the LOC133891732 gene encoding uncharacterized protein LOC133891732 isoform X1, giving the protein MTLASFRGGSRRKLTDHLRAGGGIMRFRRFVYLVMNDTKRLDFPLRRIDTSRLFFPKGVSNESMVPPPLEDVRLPPPAIRFSPPSTDCSNGAMEFMLLGGNGRKRAKVVAIDHTGRCVMYDPILRTIRTMPELTAAKFMPASLAVGDDLYIIDTYFNLCSRDDCFDGLVYDEEEADWDCGTLPPPPYAHAFNPRSEIGPSHITSYAVVGGGRSGDGSSIWVSKKGLGTHSFDIAGSRWTKAGDWVLPFWGPGKYIPEHKLWFGILADKEDGVVCASDLTEAPLTAPRMVWRWRDNHVPLDWKCTLSFFVHLGHSRFCLARFFRINRSDGLSCIKFVVLTGIEVERCDGEKLHVRKHRCQRYSLENQLMHWVL; this is encoded by the exons ATGACCTTGGCCAGCTTCCGGGGTGGATCAAGGAG GAAACTAACGGATCATCTAAGAGCGGGAGGAGGAATAATGAGGTTCCGGCGGTTCGTGTATCTGGTGATGAACGACACCAAGCGCCTGGACTTCCCGCTGCGCCGCATCGACACGTCGCGCTTGTTCTTTCCGAAAGGTGTAAGCAATGAATCCATGGTTCCGCCGCCTTTGGAGGATGTTCGCCTGCCGCCACCTGCCATTCGATTCAGCCCTCCCAGCACTGATTGCAGCAACGGCGCTATGGAGTTCATGCTACTCGGCGGCAACGGCAGAAAGAGGGCCAAGGTGGTCGCCATCGACCATACGGGCCGCTGCGTCATGTACGACCCCATCCTGCGCACCATCCGCACCATGCCCGAACTCACCGCGGCCAAGTTCATGCCGGCCTCCTTGGCCGTCGGTGACGACCTCTACATCATTGACACGTACTTCAACCTGTGCAGCCGCGATGACTGCTTCGACGGCCTCGTGTATGACGAAGAGGAAGCGGATTGGGACTGCGGCACTCTGCCGCCGCCTCCATATGCGCATGCCTTCAATCCTCGCAGCGAGATAGGCCCCTCTCACATCACCTCCTATGCGGTGGTCGGCGGTGGCCGCAGCGGTGACGGCTCCAGCATCTGGGTATCCAAGAAGGGCCTGGGAACCCACTCCTTCGACATTGCAGGCAGCAGGTGGACCAAGGCCGGCGATTGGGTGCTACCGTTCTGGGGCCCTGGTAAGTACATCCCAGAGCACAAGCTCTGGTTCGGCATTTTGGCTGACAAGGAGGATGGCGTGGTGTGCGCTTCGGACCTCACCGAGGCGCCCCTGACAGCGCCTCGCATGGTCTGGAGGTGGAGGGACAACCACGTGCCGCTGGATTGGAAGTGCACGTTGTCCTTTTTCGTGCACCTTGGCCACTCCAGGTTTTGCCTTGCCAGGTTCTTCCGGATCAACCGCTCGGACGGCTTATCGTGCATCAAATTTGTGGTGTTGACGGGAATCGAGGTGGAGCGTTGCGACGGGGAGAAGCTCCACGTGAGGAAGCACAGGTGCCAACGATACAGCCTCGAGAACCAGCTCATGCACTGGGTACTCTAG
- the LOC133891732 gene encoding uncharacterized protein LOC133891732 isoform X2: MRFRRFVYLVMNDTKRLDFPLRRIDTSRLFFPKGVSNESMVPPPLEDVRLPPPAIRFSPPSTDCSNGAMEFMLLGGNGRKRAKVVAIDHTGRCVMYDPILRTIRTMPELTAAKFMPASLAVGDDLYIIDTYFNLCSRDDCFDGLVYDEEEADWDCGTLPPPPYAHAFNPRSEIGPSHITSYAVVGGGRSGDGSSIWVSKKGLGTHSFDIAGSRWTKAGDWVLPFWGPGKYIPEHKLWFGILADKEDGVVCASDLTEAPLTAPRMVWRWRDNHVPLDWKCTLSFFVHLGHSRFCLARFFRINRSDGLSCIKFVVLTGIEVERCDGEKLHVRKHRCQRYSLENQLMHWVL, translated from the coding sequence ATGAGGTTCCGGCGGTTCGTGTATCTGGTGATGAACGACACCAAGCGCCTGGACTTCCCGCTGCGCCGCATCGACACGTCGCGCTTGTTCTTTCCGAAAGGTGTAAGCAATGAATCCATGGTTCCGCCGCCTTTGGAGGATGTTCGCCTGCCGCCACCTGCCATTCGATTCAGCCCTCCCAGCACTGATTGCAGCAACGGCGCTATGGAGTTCATGCTACTCGGCGGCAACGGCAGAAAGAGGGCCAAGGTGGTCGCCATCGACCATACGGGCCGCTGCGTCATGTACGACCCCATCCTGCGCACCATCCGCACCATGCCCGAACTCACCGCGGCCAAGTTCATGCCGGCCTCCTTGGCCGTCGGTGACGACCTCTACATCATTGACACGTACTTCAACCTGTGCAGCCGCGATGACTGCTTCGACGGCCTCGTGTATGACGAAGAGGAAGCGGATTGGGACTGCGGCACTCTGCCGCCGCCTCCATATGCGCATGCCTTCAATCCTCGCAGCGAGATAGGCCCCTCTCACATCACCTCCTATGCGGTGGTCGGCGGTGGCCGCAGCGGTGACGGCTCCAGCATCTGGGTATCCAAGAAGGGCCTGGGAACCCACTCCTTCGACATTGCAGGCAGCAGGTGGACCAAGGCCGGCGATTGGGTGCTACCGTTCTGGGGCCCTGGTAAGTACATCCCAGAGCACAAGCTCTGGTTCGGCATTTTGGCTGACAAGGAGGATGGCGTGGTGTGCGCTTCGGACCTCACCGAGGCGCCCCTGACAGCGCCTCGCATGGTCTGGAGGTGGAGGGACAACCACGTGCCGCTGGATTGGAAGTGCACGTTGTCCTTTTTCGTGCACCTTGGCCACTCCAGGTTTTGCCTTGCCAGGTTCTTCCGGATCAACCGCTCGGACGGCTTATCGTGCATCAAATTTGTGGTGTTGACGGGAATCGAGGTGGAGCGTTGCGACGGGGAGAAGCTCCACGTGAGGAAGCACAGGTGCCAACGATACAGCCTCGAGAACCAGCTCATGCACTGGGTACTCTAG
- the LOC133890984 gene encoding uncharacterized protein LOC133890984 has product MRFRRFVYLVMNDTKRRDFPLRRIDTSHLFFPKGVSNESMVPPPLEDVRLPPPAIRFSPPSTDCSNGAMEFMLLGGNGRKRAKVVAIDHTGRCVMYDPILRTIRTMPELTAAKFMPASLAVGDDLYIIDTYFNLCSRDDCFDGLVYDEEEADWDCGTLPPPPYAHAFNPRSEIGPSHITSYAVVGGGRSGDGSSIWVSKKGLGTHSFDIASSRWTKAGDWVLPFWGPGKYIPEHKLWFGILADKEDGVVCASDLTEAPLTAPRMVWRWRDNPVPLDWKCTLSFLVHLGHSRFCLARFFRINRPDGLSRIKFMVLTGIEVERCDGEEKLHVRKHRCQRYSLENQVMHWVL; this is encoded by the coding sequence ATGAGGTTCCGGCGGTTCGTGTATCTGGTGATGAACGACACCAAGCGCCGGGACTTCCCGCTGCGCCGCATCGACACGTCGCACTTGTTCTTTCCGAAAGGTGTAAGCAATGAATCCATGGTTCCGCCGCCTTTGGAGGATGTTCGCCTGCCGCCACCTGCCATTCGATTCAGCCCTCCCAGCACTGATTGCAGCAACGGCGCTATGGAGTTCATGCTACTCGGCGGCAACGGCAGAAAGAGGGCCAAGGTGGTCGCCATCGACCATACGGGCCGCTGCGTCATGTACGACCCCATCCTGCGCACCATCCGCACCATGCCCGAACTCACCGCGGCCAAGTTCATGCCGGCCTCCTTGGCCGTCGGTGACGACCTCTACATCATTGACACGTACTTCAACCTGTGCAGCCGCGATGACTGCTTCGACGGCCTCGTGTATGACGAAGAGGAAGCGGATTGGGACTGCGGCACTCTGCCGCCGCCTCCATATGCGCATGCCTTCAATCCTCGCAGCGAGATAGGCCCCTCTCACATCACCTCCTATGCGGTGGTCGGCGGTGGCCGCAGCGGTGACGGCTCCAGCATCTGGGTATCCAAGAAGGGCCTGGGAACCCACTCCTTCGACATTGCAAGCAGCAGGTGGACCAAGGCCGGCGATTGGGTGCTACCGTTCTGGGGCCCTGGTAAGTACATCCCAGAGCACAAGCTCTGGTTCGGCATTTTGGCTGACAAGGAGGATGGCGTGGTGTGCGCTTCGGACCTCACCGAGGCGCCCCTGACAGCGCCTCGCATGGTCTGGAGGTGGAGGGACAACCCCGTGCCGCTGGATTGGAAGTGCACGTTGTCCTTTCTCGTGCACCTTGGCCACTCCAGGTTCTGCCTTGCCAGGTTCTTCCGGATCAACCGCCCGGACGGCTTATCGCGCATCAAATTTATGGTGTTGACGGGCATCGAGGTGGAGCGTTGCGACGGGGAGGAGAAGCTCCACGTGAGGAAGCACAGGTGCCAACGATACAGCCTCGAGAACCAGGTCATGCACTGGGTACTCTAG